The Streptomyces griseiscabiei genomic sequence CACGGCGGACGGGTCGGTGCCCGCGGTGGCGACCCAGGGGCTGTCCTTGGCGGTGATGGCCTGGATGTCGGCGTTGGAGACATCGGCGCCGAAGACCTTCACCTTGTCCTGGAGCTTCTTGTTCTGCACGGCGAGGACGGTGCCCTTGGCCAGCTCGTCGTAGGGGGCGAAGACGCCCGCGACGTCGGAGTTCTGGGTGAGGGCGGCGGAGACGAGGGGAACGTTGTCGGTGGCCGTGGAGTCGGTGACCTTGCCGACCTTGAACGCCTGCTTCCAGCCCTGGGCGTCGACGGTGGACTTCCAGACGGTGTCGCGCTTGTCGAGGGCCGCGTAGCCGGCGACGTTGACGTAGCCGACCTTGGCGTCCTTGCCGATCTCCTTCGCCATCACGTCGAGGACGGCCTGGGCCATGCTCGCGTCGTTCTGCTTGGTGGAGACGACGCCCTTCGTGTCGGTCTCGACGTCGTAGACGACGACCTTGACGCCCTTCTTCACGGCCTTGTCGATCTCCGGCTGGATCGTCGCCGGGAAGCCGTGGTCGATGATGATCGCCTTGGCGCCGGAGTTGATGGCCGAGGACAGGTCGGTGGCCTGCTTG encodes the following:
- a CDS encoding substrate-binding domain-containing protein — protein: MSRSSRRTRLPLAALSLASASALLLSACAQSTDASKDTGDTAAKASAATGEKPAPFADGAVKVALVRQSGAGDYFEQWGNGAKAQAKALGIDLTVYDAQADNAKQATDLSSAINSGAKAIIIDHGFPATIQPEIDKAVKKGVKVVVYDVETDTKGVVSTKQNDASMAQAVLDVMAKEIGKDAKVGYVNVAGYAALDKRDTVWKSTVDAQGWKQAFKVGKVTDSTATDNVPLVSAALTQNSDVAGVFAPYDELAKGTVLAVQNKKLQDKVKVFGADVSNADIQAITAKDSPWVATAGTDPSAVGAAVVRTTALELAGQLNKTSVEFPAVAITQDFLREKKIENMDQLREALPALNLSQVSTADWISNVAH